Proteins from one Staphylococcus saprophyticus subsp. saprophyticus ATCC 15305 = NCTC 7292 genomic window:
- a CDS encoding competence protein CoiA → MLLAYDHHKHLVFANHAVKDAEYTCPHCKSKMILKKGEIITPHFAHLKVASIFCSKGETQAHYSLKYQLALKLSCIGYHVQIEPYIAGIYQYPDLIIDKKIAIEIQFSKITISSVKKRSNGLLHIGYRLIWIIPNPYYDKLRHILILTKYERTFIDFKSKRLLTWDSSNKQLYMYQIYNFIGGNRYIAHKFKLEIKDFEYVFSQIETEDFTRDIKLNKNTIQQYINRCRCTRSVKEPSLSVMYNLGLSDNWVSTYLGIIYPEQLYIQSHPIYWQLQLLYLLVKTPQNLNEFNEKIMLNHFYNIENTKDVIVNELINKFRNSYSKMEYNNVQN, encoded by the coding sequence GTGTTGTTAGCGTATGACCATCATAAGCATTTAGTTTTTGCAAACCATGCTGTTAAAGATGCCGAATATACATGTCCACATTGTAAAAGTAAAATGATTTTAAAAAAAGGTGAAATAATCACACCACATTTTGCTCATTTAAAAGTAGCTTCTATTTTTTGTAGTAAAGGTGAAACTCAGGCACATTACTCACTTAAATATCAGCTTGCACTGAAATTGTCATGTATCGGTTATCATGTACAAATCGAGCCTTATATTGCTGGGATTTATCAATATCCTGATTTAATTATTGATAAAAAGATCGCCATAGAAATACAATTTTCAAAAATCACAATTTCTAGTGTGAAAAAACGTAGTAACGGTTTGTTACATATTGGTTATAGATTAATATGGATTATTCCAAACCCATATTACGATAAACTTAGGCATATTTTAATATTAACGAAGTACGAAAGAACTTTTATAGATTTTAAATCTAAACGCTTGCTCACTTGGGACAGTAGTAACAAGCAGTTATATATGTATCAAATTTATAATTTTATTGGTGGCAATCGCTATATTGCACATAAATTTAAACTGGAGATTAAAGATTTTGAATATGTGTTTAGTCAAATTGAAACTGAAGATTTTACGCGTGATATCAAATTAAACAAAAATACGATTCAGCAATATATAAATCGTTGTCGATGTACACGCTCTGTTAAAGAACCAAGTTTAAGCGTTATGTATAATTTAGGTCTATCTGATAATTGGGTAAGTACGTATTTAGGAATCATATATCCAGAACAATTATACATTCAATCCCATCCTATTTATTGGCAATTGCAATTATTATATTTACTTGTTAAAACACCGCAAAATTTAAACGAATTTAATGAAAAAATAATGCTTAATCACTTTTATAACATAGAAAATACAAAGGATGTCATAGTTAATGAGCTTATAAATAAATTCAGAAATTCTTACAGTAAAATGGAATACAATAACGTGCAAAATTAG
- the mecA gene encoding adaptor protein MecA: MRIERVDDTTVKLFITYSDIEARGFKREDLWTNRKRGEEFFWNMMEEINEEEDFVVEGPLWIQVHAFEKGVEVTISKSKNEDLINMSDEDNEQLDYQVNDLLSQTFDQDDSLEDLFDQRQQQKDNKQNQDQNERNRQNTRTVIVKFNDLEEVIEYAHYNNQVTDEFEDLLYSLNNVYYYAVHYDETVDQETINDSYSQLLEFAYPTDKSEVYLNDYAKIIMSHNVASQVRRYFPNTEA, translated from the coding sequence ATGAGAATAGAGCGCGTTGACGATACAACTGTTAAATTATTTATAACTTATAGTGATATTGAGGCTAGAGGATTTAAACGAGAAGATTTATGGACAAACCGCAAACGTGGAGAAGAATTCTTTTGGAATATGATGGAAGAAATCAATGAAGAAGAAGACTTTGTAGTAGAAGGCCCATTATGGATACAAGTGCATGCGTTTGAAAAAGGCGTTGAAGTTACGATATCTAAATCTAAAAATGAAGATCTTATTAATATGTCAGATGAAGACAATGAACAACTTGATTATCAGGTAAATGATTTATTGTCACAAACATTTGATCAAGATGATAGTTTAGAAGATTTATTTGATCAACGTCAACAACAAAAAGATAACAAGCAAAATCAAGATCAAAATGAGCGCAATCGTCAAAATACACGTACTGTGATTGTTAAATTCAATGATTTAGAAGAAGTTATTGAATATGCACACTATAATAATCAAGTGACAGATGAGTTCGAAGATTTATTATATAGTCTTAACAATGTATATTATTATGCTGTCCATTATGATGAAACAGTAGATCAAGAAACAATTAATGATAGTTATAGTCAATTACTTGAGTTCGCATATCCTACTGATAAATCAGAAGTGTATTTAAACGACTATGCCAAAATTATCATGAGTCATAATGTTGCATCACAAGTACGTCGTTATTTCCCAAACACAGAAGCATAA
- the spxA gene encoding transcriptional regulator SpxA yields the protein MVTLFTSPSCTSCRKAKAWLQEHDIPYTERNIFSEHLTIDEIKQILKMTEDGTDEIISTRSKTYQKLNVDIDALPLQDLYSIIQDNPGLLRRPIILDEKRLQVGYNEDEIRRFLPRKVRTFQLQEAQRMVD from the coding sequence ATGGTAACATTATTTACTTCACCAAGTTGCACATCTTGCCGTAAAGCGAAAGCATGGTTACAAGAACATGACATTCCGTATACGGAGCGTAACATTTTTTCAGAACACTTAACAATCGACGAAATCAAACAAATTTTAAAAATGACTGAAGATGGTACAGATGAAATTATATCTACACGTTCTAAAACTTACCAAAAATTAAATGTGGATATCGACGCATTACCACTTCAAGATTTATATTCAATTATTCAAGATAATCCTGGTTTATTACGTCGCCCAATTATTTTAGACGAAAAACGTTTACAAGTTGGTTATAATGAAGACGAAATTAGACGTTTCTTACCAAGAAAAGTTCGTACGTTCCAATTGCAAGAAGCACAACGTATGGTTGACTAA